The Thermomonospora amylolytica sequence CCAGCTCGCCGGTCTCGGTGACCTCGGCGCACAGCACGTTCAGCCACACCCCGGACGGAAGCCGCTGGGTGAGCGTCTCGCCGGGCGCCGGGACCTCGAACGGGGGCGGCTTGCCGAGCGCGTCCGCGGCCGGGACGCCGGTGAGCCGGCGGGCGGCCGGGTTCCACTGGCGGACCAGGCCGCGGCGGTCCAGCACGGCGATGCCGTCCGCGCTGGAGTCGATCACCGCGCGCTCGTGGGCGCGCTGGCGGACGGCCTCGGCGTAGGCGACCGCGTTGCCGACCGCGACCCCGGCGTGCCCGGCCAGCAGCTCCAGCAGCTCCAGCTCGGCGTGCCCCACCTTGCGGCCGGAGAACAGCGCGTACAGCGCCCCGTACGGCTGGTTCTGCAGGTACGACAGGCCGAGCGCGATGGTGTGCAGGCCCGTCAGCTCCGACCAGATCAGGTCGCCCAGCCGGCGCTCCCCGGTGGCCAGCATCACCGTCTTGCCCGACCGCAGCAGCTCGCCGACCAGGCTGGGCCGCAGGTCGGCGACCGCGCCGCGCATGCGCTCGGGCAGGCCGTGCATGCTGACCAGCTCCAGCCGCTCCCCGTGGATCCGCACGAAGCCGCCTGCGTCGGCCCCGGTCAGCTCGATCAGCGCGGTGGTGATCCGGTCCAGCACGGTGCCCAGGTCCAGCTCGGCGTTCAGGTCGGCGACCACCTCGTTGAGCCGCCGCACCAGCCGGGCCCGTTCGGCCATGTGGTGCTGCGCCACGTCGGCGTCGTCGACCGGGTGGTAGACGCCGACCCAGCCGAGCAGCCCGCCGGACGGGTCGTGCAGGGCGCTGGTGTCGATCCGCACGTCGATCAGCCGCCCGTCGCGGCGGAACCGCCGGGTGGCGATGGAGATCTGCCCGCCCTGGCGGACCCGCTCCAGCACCGCGTTCTGCTCGGCCTGCAGCTCGTGCGGGATGATCGGCGGAACGCGGCCCAGCACCTCGCCGGCCGACCAGCCGAACATCCGCTCGGCCGCCGGGTTCCACAGCGACACCCGCATCTGCTCGTCCACCGCGACGATCGCGTCGGCCGCGCATTCGATGACCGCGCGGACGATCGCGTCCTGACCGCCCGGAGGGTCTGGAGGGGGAGCCACGCCTGTCATCGTGCCATCGGTCCACTCAGTGCGCCGGGCGAAGCCGGATGGAAGGTTCCCACGTCAACAGCCATGTCACCGCAGGATCACCACCCGATCGGCGCGTTCGGCGGAACGCCGGGCACTCTACCGGGAGGTAACGGGCTCCGTGGGGGCGGCCCCGCCGGACGGCCGGATCCGGCCCGCCGCCAGCGCGGCCAGCCCGGCGGCCAGGAACGACAGCAGCGACGCGCTGGTCCACGGCTGCGGGGTGAAGCCCAGCAGCTCCCGCAGGTCCGTCCACAGCGCCGACCAGCCGCCCACCGAGCCCGGGTTGATCAGCTGGTACGTCACGAAGCCGATCGCCCAGGCCGCGATCATCCCCCACCGGGACGGGGCCGCCGCCGACAGGTCCCAGCCGCGCCGCCCCCGGCCCAGGAAGAAGTCCACCGCCAGCACGCCGAGCATCGGCACGAACACCGACCCGATCAGCGACAGGAAGCCCGCGTAGTCGCCCATGTCCAGCACCAGCGCCAGCCCGGTGATCAGCGCGCCCAGCGCCACGGCCAGCACCCGCCGGTCCGCCCTGGGCACGATGTTCTGGATCGACACGGCGGTGGAGTACACGTTGGCGAACGACTGGTCGGCCTCCCGCAGCACGAACACCGCGAAGAACCAGGCCCCCAGCGTCACCCCGAGGAACGGCGTGTAGACCTGTGCCGAGTCCCCCGCCACCAGGGCGAGCGCCAGCAGGCCGAGCACGTAGGCGATGATCTGCGTCGCCGCGTACGCGACCGTCGCCGCCCCGAACGCGCCGCGCGCGCTGCGGGCGTGCCGGGTGTAGTCGGCGGCCAGCGGCACCCAGGAGATCGACACCGCCAGCGCCGCGTCCGCCCCGGCCCAGAACAGGCTCCACGACTGCGCTCCGGACCCGGGGGCGGCGCCCAGGTCGGGCAGCGGCTCGCGCAGGAGCTGGAGGTAGAAGTACACCAGCGCGATCATCACGGCGGCGGTCACGTACCGGCGCAGCAGCCGCACCGACCCCAGCGGCCAGATCGCCAGCACCGTGGTCAGCACGCCCGCGGCCAGCACGTACGCCCAGCGCGGGACGCCGTCGTACAGCTGCCGCGCCGCGTCGGCGATCACGATCAGCTCGAACGTGCCCCAGCCGACGAGCTGCACGATGTTGAGCGCGGTCGGCACGTACGACAGCCGCGCCCCGAACAGCCCGCGCAGCAGCACCATCGCGGGCTGCCCGGTGCGGGCCCCGGGGACGGCGGCCAGGCCCAGCATCAGCCCGCCCAGCACGGTCCCGACGATCATCGCGACGATGCCCGCCGTGATCGGCAGTTGCGCGGCGCCGTTCTCGTCCGGCGCCAGCACGGTGTACGCGCCGGAGAAGGCGAACAGGCTGACGCCGAGGTTGGCCCAGAACGCGCTCTGGTCCCAGAAGCCCAGGACCCTGGGGGCCTCCTCGTCGAGGGTGTACGGGGCCTCGTCGCGAGGCGCGTCCTGCGCGGCGGCACGCACAACTGATTTCACGGCACGCTCCCTACGCCGGCATTACCCGGACAGGTTCCTGCGGTCGGCGACGCCGTCGTGTCGCCCTCTCAGCCCGGTCGGCCCGAGCTCCCGCGCGATGTCCACTTGTGGTCGGGAAGATCGTACATTGCCGGAATTCCAGGTCTACGCCTGGTCGTCCGGTTTACGCTGCCCCCGTGACACGCACCCGCACCGGCCTGCTGGTGGCCGCCGCCCTGCTCGCCCTCACCGGCTGCGGTGAGGTCCGCCAGGCCGCCGAGGAGGGCTTCGAGCTCGGCAAGCGCGAGGGCATGATCGAGGTCGTCGGCGCCACCGCCATCGAGCAGGAGACGGGCGTCGCCGTCAACGGCGACCTGTCGTGCACCGTCCAGGGCTCCGACCCCGCCGCCACCCCGGTCACCTGCCGGGGCGCCGCCGCCGACGGCCGGGAGGTCACCCTCACCGGGACGATCACCTCCACCGCCCCCTGAGCGAGTCCGACTGGGTGCGCGGCGACTTCGTCGTCCAGGCGGGCGGCGAGGAACTGTTCCGCGCCGACTGCCTGGGCAACTGCTAGGCCACGTAGGGCTCGTCGGAGGTCTCGGAGACCATCGGCAGGCCGGCGGCGGCCCACCGCTGCATCCCGCCGTCGACGTTGCGGGCGGTCCAGCCGGCGTTGTTGAGCGCCACCGTCACCTGGGCGGAACGGCCTCCCACCCGGCACACCACGTACACCTCGCGGTCCTGCGGGATCTCCGCCGCCCGGTCGTTCAGCTCGCTCATCGGGATGTGCACGGCGTCCGGCGCGTGCCCCGCGTCCCACTCGTCCTGCTCACGGACGTCCAGCAGGTACGCGCCCTGCGGCACCTCGGTCACGCCCACGGCCGGAACGTCCTGCCCGAAAAACATCACGCCCCCATGGAACCGTGTGACGCCCCCGCGCGTCGAATCCGCATGCGGTACCGGACGCCACTGACCACCGCGGCGGGCGTCGCCACGTTCGCCGCCATCGCACTGACCGGCTGCGGCGCGGAGGACCCCGCGGGCGCCCCGCCCGCGAGCGTGTCCCCGGCCCCGCGGACCGAACTGACCGTCGAGGTCCGTGACAGGCCCGGCATGCCCGCCGTCACGTGGACCCTCACCTGCGACCCCGCCGGCGGCACCCATCCGAGGCCGCAGGCCGCCTGCCAGGCGCTCGCGGCGGCGGACCGGCCGTTCGAGCCGGTCCCCGAGGACGCCGCCTGCACCCAGATCCACGGCGGCGACCAGACCGCCAGGGTCACCGGCACCTGGCGCGGCGACAGGGTCGACGCCCGCTTCACCCGCCTGAACGGCTGCGAGATCGCCCGCTGGCAGAAGGCCGCCCCCCTCCTGACCCCCTCCGCCTGATCCGCCCGTTCGGCCCAGGAGCGCCCGGCATGACGATCTGGCATGAGCATCAGCACGAGCCGATCACATGGGAGGCGTACCTCGACATCGACGAGGAGACCCGCCGGGATCTGGAGCTCGTCGATGGATACGTCGTGCCTCGCGAGCAGCGCGGGCGTGACCACCAGAAGGTGGCCACCAGATTGTCGCTCGCCCTGGAACGTGAGGCCGTCGCGGAGATGCGCCGCACGGGCCGCGCGGAGTGCTACGAGACCAACACCGAGGTCGATGTGCCGCTCTGGGAGAGGTCTCCGACCGCCCGCAAGCCCGACGCGGTCCTTCATCGCTGTCTGCCGGAGTTCGAACAGCTCGCGGCCGAGCATTGCCTGATCGTCGTGGAAGTGCTCTCGACCTGGTCCGATCGGCGTGATCGCGTCTACAAGATGGCGGACTACGCCGACGCCGGCATCCCGCACTACTGGCTGGTCCAGTTCGACAAGGTCGGGGCCGTCGCCATCGAACGCTACGCCCTCACCGGCGGCAGAGGACCCTACACCCACATCGGGACGACCCATCGCGACATGGGGCCCGAGGCCGTGCACGTCACTTCCCCGTTCAGCATTCGCGTGCTGTGGGAGGACCTGGAAGTGGCCCCGAAGGTCTGAGACGCGTTCCGCGACGAGGACACCGGCGAGTCCCGGCCGGGGCGGTCACTTGAGGAGGCGGGACAGGCGGCGGTCGGCGAGGGGTCTGCCGCCGGTCTGGCAGGTGGGGCAGTACTGCAGGGAACTGTCGGCGAAGGAGACCTCGCGGACGGTGTCGCCGCAGACGGGGCACTTGCGCCCGGTGCGGCCGTGGACGCGCAGGCCGGTCTTCTTCTCGGCGCCGGCGGCCGGGCCCGGGGAGCGCTCGACGGCGTCGCGCAGGGTGGTGCCGATGGCCTCGTACAGGGTGCGGACCTCCTCGTCGGACAGGCTCGCGGCGATCTTGAACGGGGACATCCGGGCGGCGTGCAGCACCTCGTCGGAGTAGACGTTGCCGATCCCGGCGATCACCTTCTGGTCGCGGAGCAGCCCCTTGATCCGGGTGCGCCGCCCGCCGACGATCTCCCGGAACGCCTCCAGGGTGAACGCCTCGTCCAGCGGGTCGGGCCCGAGCGCGGCGATCCCGGGCACCTCGGAGGGATCCCGGACGACGTACACCGCCAGCCCCTTCTTGCTGCCGGCCTCGGTCAGGTCGAACCCCGAGCCGTCGTCCAGATGCACCCGCACGGCCAGCGGGTTCCTGCCCCCGGGCCGTACCGGCCGGGTGGGGACCTGCTCCTGCCAGCGCAGCCATCCCGACCGGGCCAGGTGCACGACGAGATGGATCCCGTCCACGTCCAGATCGAGGAACTTGCCGTGCCGCGTCACCCCGCCGACGCTCAGCCCCCGCAACGCGGTCACGGGCGGGTCGTAGGTCTTCAACGCGGAGACGGCGGCGACGTCGATCCGGGCCACGGCACGGCCGACCGCGCGCTCGCGCAGGAACGAGGCCAGCGCCTCGACCTCGGGCAGCTCGGGCATGCCCCAGTATCCGCATGCGCCGCCCCGTCCTGTCCACACCCCTGTGGATCACTGTGGACACACCTGTGGATAACTCCGGGCGGCCTCTGCCGCCCCACTTTGTGCATATGCATACCTGTGCAAATCCCCTCATCCGGCATCCGCCTCCCGAAGCCGACATCCACAACTCCTGTGGATAACTGGTGCTCATCACCGTGGCGCGCTTGATCGCCGCGCCCTGGCGAGGCGGCTCGCGGGCCTTGGGGTGCGAACGACCTGTATGAGGTCGTGGCGGGGCTTGCCTGCTGCTGTTGGAGGGGGCGGCGGGATGTCCGGGTTGTTGCTCGGGGCGGGTTTCGGGCTGGTCGTCGGGTGGGGCGGTGGGTGGGGCGGTGGGTGGGCACAGCGTGTCGCGTTCCACGGTGTGGGAGGAGGGTCTGGTACCCCCTCCCGGTATCTGAGCACCTATGATGCAGGTCTCATAAACGGGTAGGGGGTAGGGGTTGCCGTTCGGCCGCGAGGGTGGCAACATCGGAGGCGTAATACCCCCCGGGGTAACTGAGGAGGATTTCGGATGAGCACGAGCACCTACACCGTCGTCGGGATGACCTGCGGGCACTGCGTCGCCTCGGTCAAGGAGGAAGTGGGCGAGGTGCCGGGGGTGACCGGTGTGGAGGTCGACCTGGCGAGCGGGCGGATGACCGTGACGGGCGAGGGCGCCCTCGACGACTCCCGGATCCGGGCGGCCGTCGAGGAGGCCGGTTACCAGGTGAAGGGCTGATCGACGATGAACACCCCGACCAAGCTGGGAGCGTACGTTCTCGGCCTGGGCGTGGTCTTCGCCGGTGCGGTGGTGGTCGGCGACGTCGCCGGCCCTGCCGCCCCGGAGGAGACGGTCCGTGCGCAGGGGCACGGGGAGCATTCCGGCGAGGGTCACGACGGCGGGGCTCACGCCGATGCGCCGCCGGTGCCGGGCGGGCTGCAGGTCTCGCAGGACGGGTACACGCTCGTTCCGCAGGCGACCACGGTCCGGGCCGGTGAGCGGGACGAGTTCCGGTTCACTGTGAACGGGCCGGACGGGCGGCCGGTCACCCGGTTCGCCACGATCCACGGCAAGCCGCTGCACCTGATCGCCGTCCGCCGCGACCTGCGGAACTACCAGCACCTGCATCCCCGGATGAACGCCTCGGGGGTATGGTCCGTTCCGCTGGAGCTGCCCGACCCGGGGACCTACCGGATCTTCACCGACTTCCAGCCGCAGGGGGCCGCCGAGCAGCTCACCCTCGGCACGGACGTCACCGCGCCCGGCGACCACCGGCCCGAGGACCTGCCGAAGGCGGAACAGACCGCCACGGTGGACGGTTATGAGGTCCGGCTGACCGGCACCCTCCTTCCCGGCCGCTCCAGCAGGCTGACCCTGTCGGTGAGCAGGGACGGCGAGCCGGTCACCGACCTGGAGCCCTACCTGGGCGCGTACGGTCACCTGGTGGCGCTGCGCAGCGGCGACCTGGCGTACCTGCACGTCCACCCGGACGGGGAACCCGGCGACGGCAGGACCAGGCCCGGCCCGGACATCACCTTCCACGCCGAGGTCCCCAGCTCCGGCGCGTACCGGCTCTACCTGGACTTCCAGCACGAGGGGAAGGTGCGCACCGCCGAGTTCACCGCCGTCGCGGGACAGGGCGTCACCGTCCCGTCCGCCGAGCCCGCCCCACCGGGCGACGGCCACGACCACACCCACTGAAACACCCCCGGCGGCCCCGCCCCAGAGGCCGGCGGCGCTGTGGAAGACCGTTCACCCAACCGACCCCGACGACAGGAGGGACGATGAGCACCGGCGATGCGACCGGGTCCATCGAGCTGGCGATCGGCGGGATGACCTGTGCCTCCTGCGCGGCCCGCATCGAGCGCAAGCTGAACAAGCTGGACGGCGTCACCGCGACGGTCAACTACGCCACCGAGAAGGCCACCGTCACCGTCTCGTCCGCGGACGTCACCGTCGAGGACCTGATCGGCACCGTCGAGAAGGCCGGGTACACCGCCGCGCTGCCGGAGCCCCCGGCGGCCGAGACCGAGGCCGGTGCCGCGCCCGACGAGCTGGGCCCCCTGCGGCAGCGGCTGATCACCTCGGTCGTGCTGTCCGTGCCGATCATCGCGATGGCGATGATCCCGGCCCTGCAGTTCGACCACTGGCAGTGGCTGTCGCTGACCCTGGCCGCCCCGGTGGTGACGTACGGCGGATGGCCGTTCCACCGGGCGGCGTGGGTCAACCTGCGGCACGGCGCCGCCACCATGGACACGCTGGTCTCGCTGGGCACGCTGGCGGCGTTCGGCTGGTCGCTGTGGGCGCTGTTCTTCGGCGAGGCGGGGATGCCGGGGATGCGGCACGGGTTCGAGTTCTCGATGACCCGCGGCGACGGGTCGATGAACATCTACCTGGAGGCCGCCGCCGGGGTGACCATGTTCATCCTCGCCGGGCGGTACTTCGAGGCCCGCTCCAAGCGCCGCGCCGGGGCCGCCCTGCGGGCGCTGCTGGAACTGGGCGCCAAGGACGTCTCCGTGCTGCGAGACGGGCGTGAGGAGCGCATCCCGGTCGAGCAGCTGAAGGTGGGCGACCTGTTCGTGGTCCGCCCCGGCGAGAAGATCGCCACCGACGGGGTGATCGAGGAGGGCTCCTCCGCGGTGGACGCCTCCATGCTGACCGGCGAGTCCGTGCCCGTCGAGGTCGGCCCCGGCGACACCGTGGCGGGCGCGACCGTGAACGCCGGCGGACGCCTGGTCGTGCGGGCCACCCGGGTGGGCGCGGACACGCAGCTCGCTCAGATGGCCCGGCTGGTGGAGGAGGCGCAGACCGGCAAGGCCCGGGTGCAGCGGCTGGCCGACCGGATCTCCGGGGTCTTCGTCCCGGTCGTGATCGCGCTGGCGGTGGCGACCCTGGGGTTCTGGCTGGGCAGCGGGGCGGGCGCGACCGCCGCGTTCACCGCCGCCGTGGCCGTGCTGATCATCGCCTGCCCGTGCGCGCTGGGCCTGGCCACCCCGACCGCGCTGATGGTCGGCACGGGCCGGGGCGCCCAGCTCGGCATCCTGATCAAGGGCCCGGAGGTGCTGGAGTCCACCCGCGCCGTCGACACCGTGGTGCTGGACAAGACCGGCACCGTCACGACCGGGAAGATGGCGCTGGTCGAGGTGATCACCGCCGACGGGGTGGCGGCCGACGAGGTGCTGCGCCTGGCGGGCGCGCTGGAGGACGCCTCCGAGCACCCCATCGCCCAGGCCATCGCCCGCGGCGCCCGCGACCGGGTGGGCGAACTGCCCGCCGTGGAGGACTTCGCCAACGTCGAGGGCCTGGGCGTGCAGGGGATCGTGGACGGCCACGGCGTGCTGGTGGGCCGCCCGCAGCTGCTGGCCGAGTGGTCGCAGCACCTGTCGCCTGAGCTGGAGCGTGCGATGACGGACGCCCAGGCGCTGGGCCGCACGGCCGTCGCGGTCGGCTGGGACGGGCAGGCCCGCGCGGTGATCACGGTCGCCGACCAGATCAAGCCGACCTCCGCCGAGGCCGTCGCCCGGTTCCGTGAGCTGGGCCTGCGCCCGGTGCTGCTGACCGGGGACAACGAGACGGTGGCGCGGACCGTGGCGGCCGAGGTCGGGATCGACGAGGTGATCGCCGAGGTGCTGCCCGCCGACAAGGTCGAGGTGGTCAAGCGCCTGCAGGCCGAGGGCCGTACGGTCGCCATGGTCGGGGACGGGGTGAACGACGCCGCCGCCCTCGCCCAGGCCGACCTGGGGCTGGCCATGGGCACCGGCACCGACGTCGCGATCGAGGCGTCCGACCTGACCCTGGTGCGCGGCGACCTGCGCGCGGCGGCCGACGCGATCCGCCTGTCGCGGCGCACCCTGACCACCATCAAGGGCAACCTGTTCTGGGCGTTCGCCTACAACGTGGCCGCCCTCCCGCTGGCCGCCGCCGGCCTGCTCAACCCGATGATCGCGGGCGGGGCGATGGCGTTCTCCTCGGTCTTCGTGGTGGCCAACAGCCTCCGCCTGCGCCGCTTCAAGCCGCTCACCGCCACCTCCCCGGAACACCCGGCCCCGGCCAAGACCCCGGAGAAGGTCGCCGTCACCACATCCTGATCCCCGTTCCGCCGACCGACCGCCGCCG is a genomic window containing:
- a CDS encoding PAS domain-containing sensor histidine kinase gives rise to the protein MTGVAPPPDPPGGQDAIVRAVIECAADAIVAVDEQMRVSLWNPAAERMFGWSAGEVLGRVPPIIPHELQAEQNAVLERVRQGGQISIATRRFRRDGRLIDVRIDTSALHDPSGGLLGWVGVYHPVDDADVAQHHMAERARLVRRLNEVVADLNAELDLGTVLDRITTALIELTGADAGGFVRIHGERLELVSMHGLPERMRGAVADLRPSLVGELLRSGKTVMLATGERRLGDLIWSELTGLHTIALGLSYLQNQPYGALYALFSGRKVGHAELELLELLAGHAGVAVGNAVAYAEAVRQRAHERAVIDSSADGIAVLDRRGLVRQWNPAARRLTGVPAADALGKPPPFEVPAPGETLTQRLPSGVWLNVLCAEVTETGELVVDFRDVTEAKDLEEAKDLFLATTSHELRTPITVVQGFASTLVNRWDKLSDADRRLAVETIAERARALGRLVEHLLLGSRAGAGELKITIEKFDLARLLEASVAGFRSLSELHTVELEVADDLPPVRGDWMATDIILGQLLENAFKYSPDGGTVSVRAWAEGGDLVVTVSDEGVGIAPGDHERIFERFVQGDAGDRRRFGGIGLGLYIVKRLAQAQQGDVSAHSRPGGGTTMRLTLRPAD
- a CDS encoding purine-cytosine permease family protein, with the protein product MKSVVRAAAQDAPRDEAPYTLDEEAPRVLGFWDQSAFWANLGVSLFAFSGAYTVLAPDENGAAQLPITAGIVAMIVGTVLGGLMLGLAAVPGARTGQPAMVLLRGLFGARLSYVPTALNIVQLVGWGTFELIVIADAARQLYDGVPRWAYVLAAGVLTTVLAIWPLGSVRLLRRYVTAAVMIALVYFYLQLLREPLPDLGAAPGSGAQSWSLFWAGADAALAVSISWVPLAADYTRHARSARGAFGAATVAYAATQIIAYVLGLLALALVAGDSAQVYTPFLGVTLGAWFFAVFVLREADQSFANVYSTAVSIQNIVPRADRRVLAVALGALITGLALVLDMGDYAGFLSLIGSVFVPMLGVLAVDFFLGRGRRGWDLSAAAPSRWGMIAAWAIGFVTYQLINPGSVGGWSALWTDLRELLGFTPQPWTSASLLSFLAAGLAALAAGRIRPSGGAAPTEPVTSR
- a CDS encoding rhodanese-like domain-containing protein, whose translation is MFFGQDVPAVGVTEVPQGAYLLDVREQDEWDAGHAPDAVHIPMSELNDRAAEIPQDREVYVVCRVGGRSAQVTVALNNAGWTARNVDGGMQRWAAAGLPMVSETSDEPYVA
- a CDS encoding SSI family serine proteinase inhibitor — translated: MRYRTPLTTAAGVATFAAIALTGCGAEDPAGAPPASVSPAPRTELTVEVRDRPGMPAVTWTLTCDPAGGTHPRPQAACQALAAADRPFEPVPEDAACTQIHGGDQTARVTGTWRGDRVDARFTRLNGCEIARWQKAAPLLTPSA
- a CDS encoding Uma2 family endonuclease, which produces MTIWHEHQHEPITWEAYLDIDEETRRDLELVDGYVVPREQRGRDHQKVATRLSLALEREAVAEMRRTGRAECYETNTEVDVPLWERSPTARKPDAVLHRCLPEFEQLAAEHCLIVVEVLSTWSDRRDRVYKMADYADAGIPHYWLVQFDKVGAVAIERYALTGGRGPYTHIGTTHRDMGPEAVHVTSPFSIRVLWEDLEVAPKV
- a CDS encoding Fpg/Nei family DNA glycosylase — encoded protein: MPELPEVEALASFLRERAVGRAVARIDVAAVSALKTYDPPVTALRGLSVGGVTRHGKFLDLDVDGIHLVVHLARSGWLRWQEQVPTRPVRPGGRNPLAVRVHLDDGSGFDLTEAGSKKGLAVYVVRDPSEVPGIAALGPDPLDEAFTLEAFREIVGGRRTRIKGLLRDQKVIAGIGNVYSDEVLHAARMSPFKIAASLSDEEVRTLYEAIGTTLRDAVERSPGPAAGAEKKTGLRVHGRTGRKCPVCGDTVREVSFADSSLQYCPTCQTGGRPLADRRLSRLLK
- a CDS encoding heavy-metal-associated domain-containing protein, translating into MSTSTYTVVGMTCGHCVASVKEEVGEVPGVTGVEVDLASGRMTVTGEGALDDSRIRAAVEEAGYQVKG
- a CDS encoding heavy metal translocating P-type ATPase, giving the protein MSTGDATGSIELAIGGMTCASCAARIERKLNKLDGVTATVNYATEKATVTVSSADVTVEDLIGTVEKAGYTAALPEPPAAETEAGAAPDELGPLRQRLITSVVLSVPIIAMAMIPALQFDHWQWLSLTLAAPVVTYGGWPFHRAAWVNLRHGAATMDTLVSLGTLAAFGWSLWALFFGEAGMPGMRHGFEFSMTRGDGSMNIYLEAAAGVTMFILAGRYFEARSKRRAGAALRALLELGAKDVSVLRDGREERIPVEQLKVGDLFVVRPGEKIATDGVIEEGSSAVDASMLTGESVPVEVGPGDTVAGATVNAGGRLVVRATRVGADTQLAQMARLVEEAQTGKARVQRLADRISGVFVPVVIALAVATLGFWLGSGAGATAAFTAAVAVLIIACPCALGLATPTALMVGTGRGAQLGILIKGPEVLESTRAVDTVVLDKTGTVTTGKMALVEVITADGVAADEVLRLAGALEDASEHPIAQAIARGARDRVGELPAVEDFANVEGLGVQGIVDGHGVLVGRPQLLAEWSQHLSPELERAMTDAQALGRTAVAVGWDGQARAVITVADQIKPTSAEAVARFRELGLRPVLLTGDNETVARTVAAEVGIDEVIAEVLPADKVEVVKRLQAEGRTVAMVGDGVNDAAALAQADLGLAMGTGTDVAIEASDLTLVRGDLRAAADAIRLSRRTLTTIKGNLFWAFAYNVAALPLAAAGLLNPMIAGGAMAFSSVFVVANSLRLRRFKPLTATSPEHPAPAKTPEKVAVTTS